The following coding sequences lie in one Flagellimonas eckloniae genomic window:
- a CDS encoding nuclear transport factor 2 family protein — MKKTLTLILLFVGTYLTYSQSDIENINKTLYDYIEGTANGEPERLKRAFHEDFNLYFVQNDSLKAWSGKQYIANFKPGRKSNRIGKVLSIDFEGNAAIAKIEILTPGRKRIYTDYLMLLKIDGHWKIIHKSFTFKNYPE, encoded by the coding sequence ATGAAAAAAACATTGACTTTAATCCTGCTGTTCGTGGGAACATATTTAACGTATTCGCAATCCGATATTGAAAATATAAACAAAACGCTCTATGATTATATCGAGGGTACGGCCAATGGCGAACCGGAACGATTAAAACGTGCTTTTCATGAAGATTTCAATCTCTATTTTGTTCAAAATGATTCCCTAAAAGCATGGTCGGGAAAGCAATACATAGCCAACTTTAAGCCTGGTAGAAAAAGTAACCGCATAGGTAAAGTTCTTTCAATTGATTTTGAAGGAAACGCTGCAATAGCAAAGATTGAAATTTTAACGCCGGGCAGAAAACGTATCTATACAGATTATTTAATGCTGTTAAAGATAGATGGCCATTGGAAAATTATACATAAGTCGTTCACCTTTAAAAACTACCCCGAATGA